A genomic stretch from Salarias fasciatus chromosome 10, fSalaFa1.1, whole genome shotgun sequence includes:
- the LOC115395007 gene encoding hepatitis A virus cellular receptor 1-like has protein sequence MLLPLLLHAFTCVCVLSAAVSTETVVGVAGQAATLPCRSEAVEQPGVEVCWGTGEPSLFGCHNTVMYSAGSRVTYRKSHRFSVSSSSSLSISDLRQSDSGFYHCRVQLPGLFNDETSSVHLIIVLPRPSPSASETPQLSDGKDQRSLNAPQTTAAQEQSGAVTGQPDSSATEPAVAPVLSSIQKQQNENTLQMFVGNTVRLSFIVFVPAVLLTAAYRVWRLNPRWERNPKHSQSVEEEEEEEEEDSTL, from the exons CGGCCGTCTCCACGGAGACGGTGGTGGGGGTGGCCGGGCAGGCGGCGACGCTGCCGTGTCGCTCGGAGGCGGTGGAGCAGCCGGGGGTGGAGGTGTGCTGGGGGACGGGGGAGCCCTCGCTGTTCGGCTGCCACAACACCGTCATGTACAGCGCCGGAAGCAGAGTCACGTACCGGAAGTCACACAG GTTCTCggtgtcctcttcctcctctctgtccatTTCGGACCTGCGGCAGTCGGACTCAGGTTTCTATCACTGCAGAGTTCAGCTTCCGGGACTCTTCAACGACGAGACGTCGTCCGTCCACCTCATCATCGTCCTTC CCCGGCCCAGCCCCTCGGCCTCCGAGACTCCACAGCTCTCAGACGGGAAGGACCAGCgttccctgaacgcaccacagaCCACGGCAGCTCAGGAGCAGTCAG GAGCCGTCACCGGGCAGCCAGACAGTTCAGCCACAGAGCCCGCGGTCGCGCCGGTCCTG tCGTCCAtccagaagcagcagaatgaaaaCACTCTCCAGATGTTCGTTGGTAACACAGTCAGACTGTCCTTCATCGTCTTCGTCCCTGCggtgctgctcactgctgcatACA GAGTTTGGAGGTTGAATCCCCGATGGGAGAGGAACCCAAAGCACAGCCAGtcggtggaagaggaggaagaggaggaagaggaggacagcacGCTGtga